In Streptomyces hawaiiensis, one genomic interval encodes:
- a CDS encoding NAD(P)/FAD-dependent oxidoreductase has protein sequence MSEQTQEPGSSAPRRVVVAGAGMAGVQTAVALREQGFAGDVILIGAEPHQPYDRPPLSKAVLLGKSEGSAFDVDFEALGIELRLGCEVLGLRPSDHELDTEDGPVPYDVLVVATGAEPVGLPGAEGVPGVHLLRTLDDAERLRPVLARRHAIVVVGAGWIGAEFATAAREAGCAVTVVEAAERPLAGALPAEVAAPMAGWYADAGAVLRTHARVTRVEPGAVLLDDGSRLPADAVVVGIGARPATAWLAGSGIELGSHAEIVADQHLRTAVPDVYAVGDCASFPSARYGERLLVHHWDNALQGPRTVAVNIVGRATGETPAVYDPVPYFWSEQFGRFVQYAGHHPAADTTLWRGDPAGPAWTVCWLRGERLIALLAVGRPRDLAQGRRLIESGTPMNRVLLADPARPMKAATA, from the coding sequence GTGAGCGAGCAGACGCAGGAACCAGGTTCGTCCGCGCCGCGGCGCGTCGTCGTGGCGGGTGCGGGCATGGCCGGCGTGCAGACCGCCGTCGCGCTGCGTGAGCAGGGCTTCGCCGGCGACGTGATCCTGATCGGCGCCGAGCCCCACCAGCCCTACGACCGGCCCCCGTTGTCCAAGGCCGTCCTGCTCGGCAAGTCCGAGGGTTCCGCCTTCGACGTCGACTTCGAAGCCCTCGGCATCGAACTGCGGCTCGGCTGCGAGGTACTGGGCCTGCGCCCCTCCGACCACGAGCTGGACACCGAGGACGGGCCCGTGCCGTACGACGTCCTGGTCGTCGCGACCGGCGCCGAACCGGTCGGGCTGCCCGGCGCGGAGGGCGTGCCCGGCGTGCATCTGCTGCGCACCCTGGACGACGCCGAGCGGCTGCGGCCGGTGCTGGCCCGCCGACACGCCATCGTGGTCGTCGGCGCGGGCTGGATCGGCGCGGAGTTCGCCACGGCCGCCCGCGAGGCGGGCTGCGCGGTGACCGTCGTGGAGGCCGCCGAACGGCCGCTCGCCGGGGCCCTGCCCGCCGAGGTCGCCGCCCCGATGGCCGGCTGGTACGCCGACGCGGGCGCGGTCCTGCGGACGCACGCGCGCGTGACGCGCGTCGAGCCGGGCGCGGTCCTCCTGGACGACGGCTCGCGGCTGCCCGCGGACGCGGTCGTCGTCGGTATCGGCGCCCGCCCCGCGACGGCCTGGCTGGCCGGCTCCGGGATCGAGCTCGGCTCCCACGCGGAGATCGTGGCCGACCAGCATCTGCGCACGGCCGTGCCGGATGTGTACGCCGTCGGCGACTGCGCCTCCTTCCCCTCGGCGCGCTACGGCGAGCGCCTGCTGGTCCACCACTGGGACAACGCCCTCCAGGGGCCGCGCACGGTCGCCGTGAACATCGTCGGCCGGGCCACGGGGGAGACACCGGCGGTGTACGACCCGGTGCCGTACTTCTGGTCCGAGCAGTTCGGGCGGTTCGTCCAGTACGCCGGGCACCATCCGGCCGCGGACACCACCCTGTGGCGGGGTGACCCCGCAGGACCGGCCTGGACGGTCTGCTGGCTGCGCGGTGAGCGGCTGATCGCACTGCTGGCGGTGGGGCGGCCCCGGGACCTGGCGCAGGGCCGCCGTCTGATCGAGTCGGGCACGCCGATGAACCGGGTGCTGCTGGCGGATCCGGCCAGGCCCATGAAGGCCGCGACGGCGTAG
- the thiO gene encoding glycine oxidase ThiO: MSPTSTSSDVLVIGGGIIGLVTAWRAAQRGFATAVVDPEPGGGAAQVAAGMLAAVTELHYGEQTLLGLNLASARRYPDFAAELTELTGQDLGYRRCGTLAVALDADDRAHLRELHALQQQSGLESQWLSGRECRRLEPMLAPGVRGGLRVDGDHQIDPRRLAGALVAACERAGVVFHRVWAERLTVVRDRVTGVVLADGTEPAAGQVVLAGGSLSGRLAGVPQDVLPPVRPVKGQVLRLTMPQRHGPFLSRTVRAVVRGSHVYLVPRASGELVVGATSEELGWDTTVTAGGVYELLRDAHELVPGITELPLTETRAGLRPGSPDNAPLLGPTGLEGLLLATGHYRNGVLLTPVTGDAMAHVLATGELPEEARPFSPKRFSPATALTEQPA, encoded by the coding sequence ATGTCGCCTACGTCCACATCGTCAGACGTCCTGGTCATCGGGGGCGGGATCATCGGCCTGGTCACGGCCTGGCGGGCCGCGCAACGCGGGTTCGCCACGGCCGTCGTGGACCCCGAGCCGGGCGGCGGAGCCGCGCAGGTGGCCGCCGGCATGCTGGCCGCCGTCACGGAACTGCACTACGGCGAGCAGACCCTGCTCGGCCTGAACCTCGCCTCCGCCCGGCGCTACCCGGACTTCGCCGCCGAGCTCACCGAGCTGACCGGCCAGGACCTCGGCTACCGCCGCTGCGGCACCCTCGCCGTGGCCCTGGACGCCGACGACCGGGCCCACCTGCGCGAACTGCACGCCCTGCAGCAGCAGTCGGGCCTGGAGTCGCAGTGGCTGTCGGGGCGCGAGTGCCGGCGCCTGGAGCCGATGCTCGCGCCGGGCGTGCGCGGCGGGCTGCGGGTCGACGGCGATCACCAGATCGACCCGCGGCGGCTGGCCGGTGCCCTGGTCGCCGCGTGCGAGCGGGCGGGCGTGGTCTTCCACCGGGTGTGGGCGGAGCGGCTGACCGTCGTACGGGACCGGGTCACGGGTGTCGTCCTGGCCGACGGGACCGAGCCGGCCGCCGGGCAGGTGGTGCTCGCCGGGGGCAGCCTCAGCGGGCGGCTGGCGGGCGTACCGCAGGATGTGCTGCCTCCCGTGCGCCCGGTGAAGGGGCAGGTCCTACGGCTGACCATGCCGCAGCGGCACGGGCCGTTCCTGAGCCGGACCGTGCGCGCGGTGGTGCGCGGCAGCCACGTCTACCTGGTGCCGCGCGCGAGCGGTGAACTGGTCGTCGGGGCCACCAGCGAGGAGCTGGGCTGGGACACCACCGTGACCGCGGGCGGCGTGTACGAGCTGCTGCGCGACGCGCACGAGCTGGTCCCGGGCATCACCGAGCTGCCGCTCACCGAGACCCGGGCCGGACTGCGGCCCGGCTCCCCGGACAACGCGCCGCTGCTCGGCCCGACCGGTCTGGAGGGCCTGCTGCTGGCCACCGGGCACTACCGCAACGGCGTCCTGCTCACCCCGGTGACCGGCGACGCCATGGCGCACGTCCTGGCGACGGGTGAACTCCCCGAGGAGGCCCGCCCCTTCAGCCCGAAGCGCTTCAGCCCCGCCACCGCACTCACGGAGCAGCCCGCATGA
- the thiS gene encoding sulfur carrier protein ThiS — MNISVNGEPRDVRPGTALDTVVKSLTASPSGVAAALNETVVPRTRWPATSLAEGDRVEVLTAVQGG, encoded by the coding sequence ATGAACATCTCCGTCAACGGGGAGCCCCGGGACGTCCGGCCCGGCACCGCTCTCGACACCGTCGTGAAGTCGCTCACCGCCTCGCCCTCGGGCGTGGCCGCCGCCCTCAACGAAACCGTCGTCCCGCGCACGCGGTGGCCCGCCACATCCCTCGCCGAGGGAGACCGCGTGGAAGTGCTCACCGCCGTCCAAGGAGGCTGA
- a CDS encoding thiazole synthase, with amino-acid sequence MADDPFVLGGTSFTSRLIMGTGGAPSLDVLERSLVASGTELTTVAMRRVNASVHGSVLSVLDRLGIRVLPNTAGCFTAGEAVLTARLAREALGTDLVKLEVIADERTLLPDPIETLEAAETLVDDGFTVLPYTNDDPVLARKLEDAGCAAIMPLGSPIGSGLGIRNPHNFQLIVEHARVPVILDAGAGTASDAALAMELGCAAVMLASAVTRAQEPVLMADAMRHAVEAGRLAYRAGRIPRRHFAEASSPTEGMPALDPERPAFR; translated from the coding sequence ATGGCCGATGATCCGTTTGTCCTCGGTGGTACGTCCTTCACATCCCGTCTGATCATGGGCACGGGCGGGGCGCCCAGCCTCGACGTGCTGGAGCGGTCGCTGGTCGCGTCCGGGACGGAGCTGACGACGGTCGCGATGCGCCGGGTGAACGCCTCGGTGCACGGCTCGGTGCTGTCCGTCCTGGACCGGCTCGGCATCCGGGTGCTGCCCAACACGGCGGGCTGCTTCACCGCCGGCGAGGCCGTCCTCACGGCCCGCCTCGCGCGCGAGGCCCTGGGCACGGACCTGGTCAAGCTGGAGGTCATCGCCGACGAGCGCACCCTGCTGCCGGACCCGATCGAGACACTGGAGGCCGCCGAGACACTGGTCGACGACGGGTTCACGGTGCTGCCGTACACCAACGACGACCCGGTGCTGGCGCGGAAGCTGGAGGACGCGGGCTGTGCGGCGATCATGCCGCTGGGCTCGCCGATCGGCTCCGGGCTCGGGATCCGCAACCCGCACAACTTCCAGCTGATCGTGGAGCACGCGCGCGTGCCGGTGATCCTGGACGCGGGCGCCGGTACGGCCTCGGACGCGGCGCTGGCGATGGAGCTGGGGTGTGCGGCTGTGATGCTCGCCTCGGCGGTGACGCGGGCACAGGAGCCCGTGCTGATGGCCGACGCCATGCGGCATGCCGTGGAGGCGGGGCGGCTGGCGTACCGGGCCGGGCGTATCCCACGGCGGCATTTCGCGGAGGCCTCCTCACCGACGGAGGGCATGCCCGCGCTGGACCCGGAGCGGCCCGCGTTCCGGTAG